A genome region from Frankineae bacterium MT45 includes the following:
- a CDS encoding Methyltransferase domain-containing protein has translation MDAWAALADQFADGAYATVKGYVRTYVMHQHLLEHLPPPPATVLDVGGGAGHQAFPLAQAGYQVTLLDSSPAMLAKAQQRLLHLAVDAQERVTLLEADGLHAAEAVAGRHFDAVLCHGVLGYLDRPEPLVEQLCRCARPGGLVSIMTSNANAMAVRPALERRWDDALASFDATTEIGVLGVPGRADTVAGLSEILRGQGVTPLGWYGVWLFVDWLEFSGAELDPKDAQQMAATAAVELEASRRDPYRQLSRVFHLIGRRGGDAETG, from the coding sequence ATGGACGCCTGGGCCGCGTTGGCCGATCAATTCGCCGACGGCGCGTACGCCACGGTCAAGGGGTATGTGCGCACCTACGTGATGCATCAGCACCTCCTGGAGCACCTGCCACCGCCGCCGGCCACCGTCCTGGACGTCGGCGGCGGAGCCGGGCACCAGGCGTTCCCGCTCGCTCAAGCCGGGTACCAGGTCACGCTGCTCGACTCCTCACCGGCGATGCTGGCGAAGGCCCAGCAGCGACTGCTACACCTGGCCGTCGACGCGCAGGAGCGGGTCACGCTACTGGAAGCGGACGGCCTGCACGCCGCCGAGGCGGTCGCCGGCCGGCACTTCGACGCGGTCTTGTGCCACGGGGTGCTCGGCTACCTCGACCGGCCGGAGCCGCTGGTCGAGCAGTTGTGTCGCTGCGCCCGCCCCGGTGGGCTGGTCTCGATCATGACGAGCAATGCCAACGCGATGGCGGTCCGCCCGGCGCTGGAACGCCGATGGGACGACGCACTGGCCTCCTTCGACGCCACCACCGAGATCGGTGTGCTCGGCGTGCCCGGGCGAGCCGACACGGTGGCCGGGCTCAGCGAGATCCTGCGCGGACAGGGCGTGACGCCACTGGGCTGGTACGGCGTCTGGCTCTTCGTCGACTGGCTCGAGTTCAGCGGGGCCGAACTGGATCCGAAGGATGCCCAGCAGATGGCGGCCACGGCCGCCGTCGAGTTGGAGGCGAGCCGCCGCGACCCCTATCGCCAGCTGAGCCGGGTCTTTCACCTCATCGGACGACGCGGCGGAGACGCTGAGACCGGGTGA